A genome region from Streptomyces antimycoticus includes the following:
- a CDS encoding Lrp/AsnC family transcriptional regulator, translating to MEELDRQIVELLVKDGRMSYTDLGKATGLSTSAVHQRVRRLEQRGVIRGYAAVVDPEAVGLPLTAFISVKPFDPSAPDDISERLAEVPEIEACHSVAGDENYILKVRVATPLELEHLLSRIRSLAGVSTRTTVVLSTPYEARPPRV from the coding sequence GTGGAGGAGTTGGACAGACAGATCGTGGAGCTGCTCGTCAAGGACGGCCGGATGAGCTACACGGACCTGGGCAAGGCCACCGGCCTGTCCACATCGGCCGTGCACCAGCGGGTTCGCCGTCTCGAACAGCGGGGCGTGATCCGCGGCTATGCCGCCGTCGTGGACCCCGAGGCCGTCGGGCTCCCCCTCACCGCGTTCATCTCGGTCAAACCCTTCGACCCCAGCGCGCCCGACGACATCTCCGAGCGGCTCGCCGAGGTGCCCGAGATCGAGGCGTGCCACAGCGTCGCGGGCGATGAGAACTACATCCTCAAGGTGCGCGTGGCCACCCCGCTGGAGCTCGAGCACCTGCTCAGCCGGATCCGCTCGCTGGCCGGGGTCTCCACCCGCACCACCGTGGTCCTCTCCACGCCCTACGAGGCGCGCCCGCCGCGCGTCTGA
- a CDS encoding Rho termination factor N-terminal domain-containing protein produces MAKATTKSGKSTARGMAARGSAKSGSMEMRTKEDLYREAQKAGIEGRSQMSKSQLISALRHR; encoded by the coding sequence ATGGCTAAAGCGACCACGAAGAGCGGGAAGTCGACAGCGCGCGGCATGGCGGCCCGAGGGAGCGCCAAGTCGGGCAGCATGGAGATGCGGACCAAGGAGGATCTGTACCGCGAGGCCCAGAAGGCGGGCATCGAGGGCAGATCCCAGATGTCCAAGAGTCAGCTGATCTCGGCACTGCGCCACCGCTGA
- a CDS encoding acyl-CoA dehydrogenase family protein: protein MTDHGPQPVERELPTEEARDLISLVRELIEREIKPRAAEEEAAGHFPRELFTLLSESGLLGLVQPEEFGGGDQPYEVYLQVLEELAAARLTVGLGVSVHTLACHALARYGSKEQLAEHLPAMLGGGLLGAYCLSEPSSGSDAAGLTTRATRDGDTWTLQGTKAWITHGGIADFYTVLARTGPERTRGISAFLVPAGTPGLSAAAPEHKMGMAGSPTAQIHLDGVRVPDARRIGEEGQGFAIALSALDAGRLGIAACAVGVAQAALDEALAYTAQRRQFGRPIADFQGLRFMLADMATQIEAGRALYLSAARLRDTGRPFSKQAAMAKLFCTDAAMRITTDAVQLLGGYGYTVDFPVERYMREAKVLQIVEGTNQIQRVVIARALAGPETG from the coding sequence ATGACCGACCACGGCCCGCAGCCGGTGGAACGCGAGCTGCCCACCGAGGAGGCCCGCGACCTGATTTCGCTCGTCCGCGAGCTGATCGAACGGGAGATCAAGCCCCGGGCCGCCGAGGAGGAGGCCGCCGGGCACTTCCCCCGCGAGCTGTTCACCCTGCTGTCCGAGTCCGGGCTGCTGGGGCTGGTCCAGCCCGAGGAGTTCGGCGGCGGCGACCAGCCGTACGAGGTCTATCTGCAGGTTCTGGAGGAGCTCGCGGCGGCCCGGCTGACCGTCGGCCTCGGCGTCAGCGTCCACACCCTGGCCTGCCACGCCCTCGCCCGCTACGGCAGCAAGGAGCAGCTGGCCGAGCACCTTCCCGCGATGCTGGGCGGCGGTCTGCTCGGCGCGTACTGCCTCTCCGAGCCCTCCTCCGGCTCCGACGCGGCCGGGCTCACCACCCGGGCCACCCGCGACGGGGACACCTGGACGCTTCAGGGCACCAAGGCGTGGATCACCCACGGCGGTATCGCCGACTTCTACACCGTGCTCGCCCGCACCGGCCCCGAGCGCACCCGGGGCATCAGCGCCTTCCTCGTCCCGGCCGGCACCCCCGGGCTCTCGGCGGCCGCACCCGAGCACAAGATGGGCATGGCCGGTTCACCGACGGCCCAGATCCACCTCGACGGGGTGCGGGTCCCCGACGCCCGGCGCATCGGCGAGGAGGGCCAGGGGTTCGCGATCGCCCTGTCCGCCCTCGACGCGGGCCGTCTCGGCATCGCGGCCTGCGCCGTCGGCGTCGCCCAGGCGGCGCTGGACGAGGCGCTCGCGTACACCGCGCAGCGGCGGCAGTTCGGCCGGCCGATAGCCGACTTCCAGGGGCTGCGCTTCATGCTCGCCGACATGGCCACCCAGATCGAGGCCGGGCGCGCCCTGTACCTGTCGGCGGCACGGCTGCGGGACACGGGGCGGCCGTTCTCCAAGCAGGCGGCGATGGCCAAGCTGTTCTGTACGGACGCCGCGATGCGGATCACCACCGACGCCGTCCAACTGCTCGGCGGATACGGCTACACGGTGGACTTCCCGGTGGAGCGCTATATGCGCGAGGCGAAGGTCCTGCAGATCGTGGAGGGCACCAACCAGATCCAGCGGGTGGTCATCGCCCGCGCTCTCGCGGGACCTGAGACCGGCTGA
- a CDS encoding glycoside hydrolase family 18 protein encodes MLRPGRLSAALAALCTAVLTATLLAGSATAGEPQSAGIAKATPKAAPKAAEAPATKAAGDKVVGYFTEWGIYQRNYHVKNVETSGSAAKLTHINYAFGNVTGGKCAIGDAYADYDKAYDAASSVDGQADTWDAGALRGNFNQLRKLKKLHPGLKVLWSFGGWTWSNGFTEAAKNPAAFAQSCYDLVEDPRWADVFDGIDIDWEYPNACGLSCDTSGKDAFKNLMAAMRAKFGSSNLVTAAITADASSGGKIEAADYAGAAQYVDWYNPMTYDFFGAWAAQGPTAPHSPLNSYNGIPQQGFDTDAAISKLKGAGIPASKLLLGIGFYGRGWSGVTQDAPGGTATGAAPGTYEAGIEDYKVLKNSCPATGTVAGTAYAHCGNQWWSYDTPATIAGKMNYKQQQGLGGTFFWELSGDTTNGELIKSIS; translated from the coding sequence ATGCTCAGACCAGGCAGACTGTCGGCCGCGCTCGCGGCGCTCTGTACGGCGGTCCTGACCGCCACTCTGCTCGCGGGCTCGGCCACGGCCGGTGAACCCCAAAGCGCCGGCATAGCCAAGGCCACGCCCAAGGCCGCACCGAAGGCCGCCGAAGCCCCCGCCACGAAGGCCGCCGGTGACAAGGTCGTCGGCTACTTCACCGAATGGGGCATCTACCAGCGCAACTACCACGTCAAGAACGTCGAGACCTCGGGCTCGGCCGCCAAGCTCACCCACATCAACTACGCCTTCGGCAATGTCACCGGCGGCAAGTGCGCCATCGGCGACGCCTACGCCGACTACGACAAGGCGTACGACGCGGCGAGCAGCGTCGACGGCCAGGCCGACACCTGGGACGCGGGCGCCCTGCGCGGCAACTTCAACCAGCTGCGCAAGCTGAAAAAGCTCCACCCGGGCCTCAAGGTGCTGTGGTCCTTCGGCGGCTGGACCTGGTCCAACGGGTTCACCGAGGCCGCCAAGAACCCCGCGGCCTTCGCGCAGTCCTGCTACGACCTGGTCGAGGACCCGCGCTGGGCGGATGTCTTCGACGGCATCGACATCGACTGGGAGTACCCCAACGCCTGCGGGCTCAGCTGTGACACCAGCGGTAAGGACGCCTTCAAGAACCTGATGGCCGCGATGCGCGCCAAGTTCGGTTCGTCCAATCTGGTGACCGCGGCGATCACGGCCGACGCCTCCTCCGGCGGCAAGATCGAGGCCGCCGACTACGCGGGCGCTGCGCAGTACGTCGACTGGTACAACCCGATGACGTACGACTTCTTCGGCGCGTGGGCCGCACAGGGCCCCACCGCCCCGCATTCACCGCTCAACTCCTACAACGGCATTCCGCAACAGGGCTTCGACACCGACGCCGCCATCAGCAAGCTCAAGGGCGCCGGCATCCCGGCCTCGAAGCTGCTGCTGGGCATCGGCTTCTACGGACGCGGCTGGAGCGGCGTCACCCAGGACGCCCCCGGCGGCACGGCGACCGGCGCCGCGCCCGGCACCTACGAGGCGGGCATCGAGGACTACAAGGTGCTCAAGAACTCCTGCCCGGCGACCGGCACGGTCGCGGGGACGGCCTACGCGCACTGCGGCAACCAGTGGTGGAGCTATGACACCCCCGCCACCATCGCCGGCAAGATGAACTACAAGCAGCAGCAGGGCCTGGGCGGCACCTTCTTCTGGGAGCTCAGTGGCGACACCACGAACGGTGAGCTGATCAAGTCCATCAGCTGA
- a CDS encoding sodium:proton antiporter yields the protein MTVLPYLVAGWIFLIGVYGLVTSRDLIHAVGCLAVTQSSTYVLLLAVGYRNGGTAPVFADAPTDSRVVDPVVQALALTDIVVGATVTALLLALVVQLRKRHGTVDPDALSELKG from the coding sequence GTGACGGTCCTGCCGTACCTGGTCGCCGGATGGATCTTTCTGATCGGTGTGTACGGGCTGGTGACCAGCCGGGACCTGATCCATGCCGTGGGGTGCCTGGCGGTCACCCAGTCCTCCACCTATGTGCTGCTGCTCGCCGTCGGCTACCGCAACGGCGGCACCGCCCCGGTCTTCGCCGACGCGCCCACCGACAGCCGGGTGGTCGACCCGGTCGTCCAGGCGCTCGCCCTCACCGACATCGTGGTCGGCGCGACCGTGACCGCGCTGCTGCTTGCGCTCGTCGTCCAGCTCCGCAAACGCCATGGCACGGTCGACCCGGACGCCCTGTCCGAGCTGAAGGGCTGA
- the lnt gene encoding apolipoprotein N-acyltransferase, which yields MPSGSDTTAETAPTGPDADRPGRRTGSAVTPPTGGAVEGGETPGEGGAGGESGTAAAATASEPSTGERRPGRPRRLGLLARREARRSALAAVSGLALGLAFPPFGVWPLSLVAVAALALLTHGRTARQGAWTGFAFGVPFFLLLLKWLSVVGWDAVIGLSIIQAAFLALMGAGLALVSRLPVPALWPLWTACLWIAEEWARDRVPFGGFPWGRLAFANTGSPYTPLAALGGAPLVTFGVAVTGGALASAALVLWRLKRAGGLSPRGALPAAGAVAVAAAVTAAGFAVPIPTAAADSVDIAVVQGNVQQPGMDFLGRPMMILDNHVKATLNLAKDVKAGRIAKPDLVIWPENASDLDPFQYREAYARIDEAVKAIGVPVLVGALVDHPTKQGYVENQGIVWDPKSGPGASYTKQHPVPFGEYVPFRQELSKIITRLQRVPRDFYPGDHTGVLKVGPARLGDVICFEVAYDEIVRDTVNAGARAIVVQTNNATYGRSGQPEQQLVMSKLRAIEHGRPVITAATSGISAVVSPDGTIEQRTKEFTQDVLTARIPLRDGKTLADRVGAIPEWVLAMVGVLSCAAAITIGRRGRTDEKGQ from the coding sequence GTGCCATCGGGTTCCGACACCACCGCCGAAACCGCCCCCACCGGGCCGGACGCAGACCGTCCGGGCCGGCGGACCGGCTCCGCCGTCACGCCGCCCACCGGCGGCGCCGTCGAAGGCGGCGAGACCCCCGGTGAGGGCGGTGCGGGCGGCGAGAGCGGGACCGCGGCGGCCGCGACCGCGTCCGAGCCGTCCACCGGGGAGCGGCGGCCCGGCCGGCCGCGCCGTCTGGGCCTGCTCGCCCGCCGCGAGGCGCGGCGCAGCGCGCTCGCGGCGGTCAGCGGGCTCGCGCTCGGCCTCGCCTTCCCGCCGTTCGGGGTGTGGCCGCTGTCCCTGGTGGCCGTCGCCGCCCTGGCCCTGCTCACCCACGGCCGGACCGCCCGCCAGGGCGCCTGGACGGGCTTCGCCTTCGGGGTGCCGTTCTTCCTGCTGCTGCTGAAGTGGCTCAGCGTGGTGGGCTGGGACGCGGTGATCGGCCTGTCGATCATCCAGGCGGCCTTTCTCGCGCTGATGGGGGCCGGCCTGGCCCTGGTCTCCCGGCTGCCGGTACCGGCCCTGTGGCCGCTGTGGACGGCCTGTCTGTGGATCGCCGAGGAGTGGGCCCGCGACCGGGTGCCCTTCGGCGGCTTCCCCTGGGGTCGGCTGGCCTTCGCCAACACCGGCTCGCCCTACACCCCGCTCGCCGCGCTGGGCGGCGCCCCGCTGGTCACCTTCGGTGTCGCGGTGACGGGCGGGGCCCTGGCCTCCGCCGCGCTGGTCCTGTGGCGGCTGAAGCGCGCCGGGGGCCTCTCGCCGCGCGGTGCCCTGCCCGCCGCCGGGGCCGTGGCCGTCGCCGCCGCCGTGACGGCGGCCGGATTCGCGGTGCCCATCCCCACGGCCGCCGCCGACTCGGTCGACATCGCCGTCGTCCAGGGCAATGTGCAGCAGCCCGGTATGGACTTCCTGGGCCGCCCCATGATGATCCTCGACAACCATGTGAAGGCGACACTGAACCTGGCGAAGGACGTCAAGGCCGGCCGGATCGCCAAGCCCGATCTCGTCATTTGGCCGGAAAACGCCTCCGACCTCGATCCCTTCCAGTATCGGGAGGCATACGCCCGGATCGACGAGGCCGTGAAGGCGATCGGCGTTCCGGTGCTGGTCGGCGCCCTGGTCGACCATCCGACCAAACAGGGCTATGTGGAGAACCAGGGCATCGTCTGGGACCCGAAGAGCGGCCCCGGCGCCTCGTACACCAAGCAGCATCCGGTGCCTTTCGGTGAGTACGTCCCGTTCCGCCAGGAGCTCAGCAAGATCATCACCCGGCTCCAGCGGGTGCCCCGCGACTTCTACCCCGGCGACCACACCGGCGTGCTCAAGGTCGGCCCCGCCCGGCTCGGCGATGTGATCTGCTTCGAGGTCGCCTACGACGAGATCGTCCGAGACACGGTCAACGCGGGTGCCCGGGCGATCGTCGTCCAGACCAACAACGCCACCTACGGGCGCAGCGGCCAGCCCGAGCAGCAGCTGGTCATGTCCAAGCTGAGGGCGATCGAACACGGTCGGCCGGTGATCACCGCGGCCACGAGCGGGATCAGCGCCGTGGTCTCCCCGGATGGCACGATCGAGCAGCGGACGAAAGAATTCACGCAAGATGTGCTCACCGCGCGCATCCCGCTGCGTGACGGCAAGACCCTGGCCGACCGCGTCGGTGCGATCCCCGAGTGGGTGCTCGCTATGGTGGGCGTTCTGTCCTGCGCGGCCGCGATCACGATCGGCCGTCGGGGACGTACGGACGAGAAGGGGCAGTAG
- a CDS encoding MnhB domain-containing protein, which translates to MSARVRLWVFLVGAAGFAVLFAVACFGLPAFGTVHHPYGVRAVHASLSHHTANVIASVNFDLRAFDTLGEETILFSAVLGTVVLLRQARDEHRKDPEPAVVHPRVRRFALLMLPLALLVGLYVIAHGQVSPGGGFQGGVVAATALHLLYIAADYRALERVRPLTLYEIGEAAGEVAYVITGLAAVLAGSAFLANVLPFGTFATLSSGGTVPVLNAAVGLEVVSGVVVLLARFLDQAVEIEEPDDGSPRGAGNSGDDEDNGDDEDDERERA; encoded by the coding sequence ATGAGCGCCCGGGTCCGGCTGTGGGTCTTCCTGGTGGGCGCCGCCGGGTTCGCCGTGCTGTTCGCCGTCGCCTGCTTCGGCCTGCCGGCGTTCGGCACCGTCCACCACCCGTACGGCGTCCGGGCCGTGCACGCCTCCTTGAGCCATCACACGGCCAATGTCATCGCGTCCGTCAACTTCGATCTGCGCGCCTTCGACACGCTCGGCGAGGAGACCATCCTCTTCTCCGCCGTCCTCGGCACCGTGGTGCTGCTGCGCCAGGCCCGGGACGAGCACCGCAAGGATCCCGAGCCCGCCGTGGTCCACCCCCGGGTGCGCCGGTTCGCACTGCTGATGCTGCCGCTCGCCCTGCTGGTGGGCCTGTATGTGATCGCGCACGGTCAGGTCAGCCCGGGCGGCGGCTTCCAGGGCGGGGTGGTCGCCGCCACCGCGCTGCACCTGCTCTACATCGCGGCCGACTACCGGGCCCTGGAGCGGGTCCGGCCGCTGACCCTCTACGAGATCGGGGAGGCCGCGGGCGAGGTGGCCTATGTCATCACCGGACTCGCGGCCGTCCTCGCCGGGTCGGCGTTCCTCGCCAACGTCCTGCCGTTCGGCACCTTCGCGACCCTGTCCTCGGGCGGCACGGTGCCGGTGCTCAACGCGGCCGTCGGCCTGGAGGTCGTCAGCGGGGTCGTGGTCCTGCTGGCCCGCTTCCTGGACCAGGCCGTGGAGATCGAGGAGCCCGACGACGGGAGCCCGCGCGGCGCAGGAAACAGCGGAGACGACGAAGACAACGGAGACGACGAAGACGACGAGAGGGAGCGAGCGTGA
- a CDS encoding amidohydrolase, with protein sequence MNDPTPAQAPEGRTVLLRGGEVHSPADPFATAMVVERGTIAWVGSEGAADSFADGVDEIIQLDGALVTPAFTDAHVHTTATGLALTGLDLTGAPTLADALERVRAFAAAHPADRVLLGHGWDAARWPEGRPPSRAELDEATGGRPLYLTRIDVHSAVVTTALLDRVPGVSDLAGHHADAPLTGAAHHAVRAAAHAAVTERQRTDAQRAALARAASLGIGSLHECAGPDISSEDDLTGLLRLAAGEPGPRVYGYWAEAASSAADLDKVRELGAIGAAGDLFADGALGSHTACLHQPYADTPHSGTAYLDAAAIAAHVIACTEAGIQAGFHAIGDAAVTAVVEGVRAAADKAGLARVRAARHRVEHAEMLTPETIAAFADLGLTASVQPAFDALWGGEDGMYAQRLGPERARTLNPYAALLRAGVPLALGSDSPVTPLDPWGTVRAAAFHRTPEHRISARAAFTAHTRGGWRAIGRDDAGVLVPGAPADYAIWRTGELIVQVPDTRVAGWSTDPRSGTPGLPDLTPGGQLPVCVRTVVGGRTVHLRPDE encoded by the coding sequence GTGAACGACCCGACCCCCGCCCAGGCCCCCGAAGGCCGTACCGTCCTGCTGCGCGGAGGTGAGGTCCACAGCCCCGCCGATCCGTTCGCGACCGCGATGGTCGTCGAGCGCGGCACCATCGCCTGGGTCGGCTCCGAAGGGGCCGCGGACAGCTTCGCGGACGGCGTGGACGAGATCATCCAGCTGGACGGGGCACTGGTCACCCCGGCGTTCACCGATGCGCATGTGCACACCACCGCGACCGGGCTCGCCCTCACCGGACTCGATCTCACCGGCGCCCCTACGCTCGCCGACGCGCTGGAGCGGGTGCGCGCCTTCGCCGCCGCCCACCCCGCCGACCGGGTGCTGCTCGGTCACGGCTGGGACGCCGCCCGCTGGCCCGAGGGACGGCCGCCGTCGCGGGCCGAACTCGACGAGGCGACCGGCGGCCGCCCCCTCTATCTCACCCGCATCGATGTGCACTCCGCCGTCGTCACCACCGCCCTCCTGGACCGCGTCCCCGGCGTGTCCGACCTGGCCGGCCACCACGCCGACGCCCCCCTGACCGGCGCCGCCCACCACGCCGTCCGGGCCGCCGCCCACGCGGCCGTCACCGAGCGGCAGCGCACCGACGCCCAGCGGGCCGCCCTCGCCCGCGCCGCCTCGCTCGGCATCGGCTCCCTCCACGAATGCGCCGGGCCCGACATCTCCTCCGAGGACGACCTCACCGGGCTGCTGAGGCTGGCCGCCGGGGAGCCGGGACCGCGGGTGTACGGCTACTGGGCCGAGGCCGCGAGCAGCGCCGCCGACCTGGACAAGGTGCGCGAACTCGGCGCCATCGGCGCGGCGGGCGACCTCTTCGCCGACGGGGCGCTCGGCTCGCACACGGCGTGTCTCCACCAGCCGTACGCCGACACGCCGCACAGCGGCACCGCCTATCTGGACGCGGCGGCCATCGCCGCCCACGTCATCGCCTGCACCGAGGCCGGGATCCAGGCCGGATTCCACGCCATCGGCGACGCCGCCGTCACGGCCGTCGTCGAGGGCGTACGGGCCGCCGCCGACAAGGCCGGGCTCGCCCGCGTCCGCGCCGCCCGCCACCGCGTCGAACACGCCGAAATGCTCACCCCCGAGACCATCGCGGCCTTCGCCGACCTCGGCCTCACCGCCTCCGTCCAGCCCGCCTTCGACGCCCTGTGGGGCGGCGAGGACGGCATGTACGCCCAGCGGCTCGGCCCCGAGCGGGCCCGCACCCTCAACCCGTACGCGGCGCTGCTGCGCGCCGGTGTGCCCCTGGCGCTCGGCTCCGACAGCCCCGTCACCCCGCTCGACCCCTGGGGCACCGTGCGCGCCGCCGCCTTCCACCGCACCCCGGAGCACCGGATCTCCGCCCGCGCCGCCTTCACCGCCCACACCCGTGGCGGCTGGCGGGCCATCGGGCGGGACGACGCCGGCGTCCTGGTGCCCGGCGCGCCCGCCGACTACGCGATCTGGCGCACCGGTGAACTCATCGTGCAGGTGCCCGACACACGGGTCGCCGGATGGTCGACCGACCCCCGCTCCGGCACTCCCGGCCTGCCCGACCTCACTCCCGGCGGTCAACTGCCCGTCTGCGTGCGCACGGTGGTGGGCGGACGCACCGTCCACCTCCGGCCGGACGAGTGA
- a CDS encoding polyprenol monophosphomannose synthase, producing MESRRAQQDDGGRRKYGPLGTTLVIIPTYNEAENIKPIVERVLESVPDAHILVADDNSPDGTGKVADELAAEDDRVKVLHRKGKEGLGAAYLAGFRWGIEHGYGVLVEMDADGSHQPEELPRLLTALKGADLVIGSRWVPGGRIVNWPKSREFISRGGSTYSRLLLDVPIRDMTAGYRAFRKETLEGIGMDEVASQGYCFQIDLAWRAIKAGFHVIEVPVTFIERERGESKMSRDIVTEAAWRVMSWGVGSRVNKMLGRKEP from the coding sequence GTGGAGTCGCGCCGCGCGCAGCAGGACGACGGTGGCCGGCGGAAGTACGGTCCGCTCGGAACGACCTTGGTGATCATCCCCACCTATAACGAGGCGGAGAACATCAAGCCGATCGTCGAGCGGGTCCTGGAGTCGGTTCCGGACGCGCACATCCTCGTTGCGGACGACAACAGCCCGGACGGCACCGGCAAGGTCGCCGATGAGTTGGCCGCCGAGGACGACCGCGTCAAGGTGCTGCACCGCAAGGGCAAGGAGGGCCTCGGCGCCGCCTATCTGGCCGGGTTCCGCTGGGGCATCGAGCACGGCTACGGCGTGCTGGTGGAGATGGACGCCGACGGCTCCCACCAGCCCGAGGAGCTGCCCCGGCTGCTCACCGCGCTCAAGGGCGCGGATCTGGTGATCGGTTCCCGCTGGGTGCCCGGCGGCCGCATCGTCAACTGGCCCAAGTCCCGCGAGTTCATCTCCCGGGGCGGCAGCACATACTCCCGCCTCCTCCTCGATGTGCCGATCCGCGACATGACGGCCGGCTATCGCGCGTTCCGCAAGGAGACGCTCGAGGGCATCGGCATGGACGAGGTCGCCTCCCAGGGCTACTGCTTCCAGATCGACCTGGCCTGGCGGGCCATCAAGGCGGGCTTCCACGTCATCGAGGTTCCGGTCACCTTCATCGAACGCGAGCGCGGCGAGAGCAAGATGAGCCGCGACATCGTCACGGAGGCGGCCTGGCGGGTCATGTCCTGGGGCGTGGGTTCACGGGTCAACAAGATGCTGGGCCGCAAGGAGCCGTAA